Proteins from one Candidatus Zixiibacteriota bacterium genomic window:
- a CDS encoding carbohydrate ABC transporter permease, with amino-acid sequence MKIRNVLTWILMLVILIGMLLPLWWMLLGTFSESFASGSLLRNLTEYRFTLENLSSILKVSGFSRSILNSLVVGGIVTVGNLVFCLMVGYAFARFKLKFNKLLFLSVAAVLMIPVHIIIIPLFLLIKGLGWYDSYFALIVPFLVNPLAVLLITQYIRELPPDLEEAARIDGAGELRILFSVVAPMCKPVLAVLAVQVFMTNWNSFLLPFILTSSETMRTLPVMLALLQGYQQIDWPQLFAASTISAIPVIAVFLLFQRQIVSGITAGAVKS; translated from the coding sequence ATGAAGATTCGCAACGTTCTTACATGGATTCTCATGCTGGTGATCCTCATTGGCATGCTTCTGCCACTCTGGTGGATGCTTCTCGGAACATTCTCCGAGAGTTTTGCATCGGGCTCGCTCCTTCGCAATTTGACTGAGTACAGGTTCACTCTTGAGAATCTCTCTTCGATCCTCAAAGTCAGCGGTTTCAGCCGTTCAATCTTAAATTCGCTCGTTGTCGGCGGAATCGTAACAGTCGGCAATCTCGTCTTCTGTCTGATGGTCGGTTATGCTTTCGCGCGGTTCAAACTCAAGTTTAACAAGCTCCTCTTTCTGTCGGTGGCGGCAGTCCTGATGATACCGGTGCATATAATCATCATCCCCCTATTTCTCTTGATAAAAGGCCTCGGGTGGTACGATTCCTACTTCGCCCTTATTGTGCCTTTCCTCGTGAATCCACTCGCCGTGCTGCTGATCACTCAGTACATCCGAGAGCTTCCGCCCGATCTTGAAGAGGCGGCACGCATCGATGGTGCGGGTGAGCTGAGAATTCTTTTCTCGGTGGTCGCGCCGATGTGCAAACCGGTGCTGGCGGTCCTTGCCGTGCAAGTCTTCATGACAAACTGGAATTCATTCTTGCTTCCGTTCATCCTGACATCATCGGAGACAATGCGAACACTTCCGGTCATGCTCGCACTTTTGCAGGGGTATCAGCAAATCGATTGGCCACAGCTGTTCGCGGCATCGACAATATCGGCGATTCCTGTGATAGCTGTCTTTCTACTGTTCCAGCGCCAGATCGTATCCGGGATAACCGCCGGCGCAGTCAAGTCATAG
- a CDS encoding extracellular solute-binding protein yields the protein MKKIALLCLVALLAGCGGSADSNKIRLSFWQFWTSPEVKPTIERLIREYEELNPNVTVDLVDLTWSDGHEKIVVAFSTRTAPDLIELGSDWIGEFARQGVLADISEFHDSAQAEFMMWEPALYQNRAYAIPWLLGTRILYYNKDLLLRSGESNTDPPATWADLLRQSKQITALGEPYFGFGSNSAERHRLYKKFLPFLWSNGGEILSDNGSESLLGEQPAIEALEYYVSLSDVGYMDTQRALDDKFLAGELGFIISGDWLLKRIDKQPPPFDVGGWVIPVPDSGDVSVSFAGGEYLAVNSASDYQSEALKLATYLTSEIPDYEFCKAVGSPTPANIMASVKMMQDPNALRWIFLQQIMTARSSPLHPEWVYIEEIIERAVEEAIYHKSDASTALTKASNEIKKLLE from the coding sequence ATGAAGAAGATCGCATTGCTTTGTCTTGTAGCCTTGCTGGCCGGTTGTGGAGGCAGTGCCGACTCGAACAAGATTCGGCTCAGCTTCTGGCAGTTCTGGACTTCTCCGGAAGTCAAACCGACCATCGAAAGACTAATCCGCGAATATGAAGAGCTTAACCCCAACGTGACTGTTGATCTGGTCGATCTCACGTGGTCCGACGGACACGAGAAAATAGTCGTTGCGTTTTCTACCAGAACCGCTCCCGATTTAATCGAATTGGGATCAGACTGGATCGGCGAATTCGCGAGGCAGGGCGTTCTCGCAGATATATCCGAATTCCATGACAGCGCACAAGCTGAATTCATGATGTGGGAACCTGCGCTGTACCAGAACCGAGCGTACGCTATCCCGTGGCTGCTCGGAACGAGGATTCTCTATTACAACAAGGATCTGCTATTACGGTCCGGTGAAAGTAATACAGATCCTCCAGCCACTTGGGCAGATTTGCTGCGGCAGTCTAAGCAGATAACGGCGCTTGGAGAGCCGTATTTCGGTTTCGGCTCGAACTCTGCCGAGAGGCATCGGCTCTACAAGAAGTTTCTGCCGTTCCTGTGGAGCAATGGCGGCGAAATACTCTCCGACAATGGATCCGAATCGCTGCTCGGTGAACAGCCGGCTATCGAAGCATTAGAGTATTATGTCTCCCTCTCAGATGTCGGTTACATGGACACGCAACGCGCACTCGATGACAAGTTCCTCGCGGGTGAACTCGGGTTCATAATTTCCGGCGACTGGCTGTTGAAACGCATTGACAAACAGCCCCCTCCCTTCGATGTCGGCGGGTGGGTAATTCCTGTCCCTGACTCCGGTGATGTGTCCGTATCATTCGCTGGAGGAGAATATCTTGCTGTTAACTCGGCATCCGACTATCAAAGCGAAGCGCTTAAGCTTGCCACCTATCTGACCTCAGAAATACCGGATTACGAATTCTGCAAAGCTGTCGGTAGTCCTACGCCTGCGAATATCATGGCTTCAGTAAAGATGATGCAGGATCCGAACGCACTGCGATGGATATTTCTCCAGCAGATCATGACCGCTCGCTCCTCACCGCTCCATCCAGAGTGGGTGTATATTGAGGAAATCATTGAAAGAGCTGTAGAAGAAGCGATCTACCACAAATCAGATGCGAGCACCGCGCTGACAAAAGCTTCCAACGAAATCAAAAAGCTGCTGGAATAG
- a CDS encoding serine hydrolase — translation MKRSRQIFFIGAATLIMLGCYHRFGYPLRNFFDASLCADAYLATVTMPLTDTYFQTERNVSRKPSVNCSAAIVIDNSTNEILYQKNADAVRSIASITKLLTAMVLIDLDLDWAEVVKVSREDASNSARSRLKIGETFYASDLFYIMLINSDNRAARTLARSTGLSNAEFVARMNQKAKSLGMYDTEIYEVTGLDQRNVSTAMDCARLIDAALKVKLIATAATTDRYSYRSLNHKRRRDIVNTNKLLSSGWSVLGGKTGYIQKSGYCFVTRLCDDNNHDITVAVLGAPGTNTRFRTARTLASWAFKNLNRFDQESHHAERGSD, via the coding sequence ATGAAACGCAGCAGACAGATATTCTTCATAGGAGCCGCGACATTGATTATGCTTGGCTGCTATCACCGTTTCGGGTATCCATTACGGAACTTCTTTGATGCTTCATTGTGCGCTGACGCTTATCTCGCTACTGTGACAATGCCACTTACTGACACATATTTCCAGACTGAGCGAAACGTAAGTCGAAAGCCTTCCGTGAACTGCAGCGCTGCGATCGTGATTGACAACTCCACAAATGAGATTCTCTATCAGAAGAACGCTGACGCCGTTCGGTCGATCGCTTCAATCACCAAGCTGCTGACCGCTATGGTATTGATTGACCTCGACCTCGATTGGGCCGAAGTAGTCAAAGTCAGCAGAGAGGATGCGAGTAACTCAGCTCGATCCAGGTTGAAGATTGGAGAGACCTTCTATGCCAGTGATCTGTTTTACATTATGCTCATCAACTCGGACAATCGCGCAGCCCGGACGCTTGCCCGGAGTACAGGTCTGTCAAATGCTGAGTTCGTAGCGCGCATGAACCAAAAAGCAAAATCGCTCGGAATGTACGACACGGAAATATATGAGGTGACCGGCCTCGACCAACGGAATGTGTCGACAGCTATGGACTGCGCTCGACTTATTGACGCAGCGCTGAAAGTCAAGCTGATAGCTACTGCCGCTACTACCGACCGCTACAGCTACCGATCGCTGAATCACAAACGCAGACGGGACATTGTTAATACGAATAAGCTGCTTAGCTCAGGGTGGAGTGTGCTGGGTGGCAAGACCGGTTACATTCAGAAGTCAGGCTATTGCTTTGTTACGCGTCTTTGTGATGACAACAATCATGATATCACAGTTGCAGTTCTGGGTGCGCCGGGAACGAATACAAGGTTTCGCACAGCCAGAACACTTGCATCCTGGGCATTCAAGAACCTAAACCGTTTTGATCAGGAGAGCCATCATGCCGAAAGAGGAAGTGACTGA
- a CDS encoding DUF72 domain-containing protein: MADLREVKIGTSGYSFLDWVGVFYPDDIKKGKMLDYYVNHFDIVEINSSYYRIPHPRVFENMEKKTPDHFEFMVKTHMSVTHDRKDVMAQVDEFKESIKPLVDAGKLRGLLMQFPFSFRWSQQNLSYLARATGLLDRYPLYIEFRHRGWHRDEVFALCEKANISLCSVDGPQLSSLPRPELFECARRIYVRLHGRNAEHWWNGGALRYDYLYSEKQLKSWIDNIREAKRAAGEMYVFFNNCHHGQAVQNAKMLKEMIRREIDQESDNK, from the coding sequence ATGGCAGATCTAAGGGAAGTAAAAATCGGCACTTCGGGCTACTCTTTTCTTGATTGGGTAGGTGTGTTTTATCCCGATGATATCAAGAAGGGCAAAATGCTCGATTACTATGTCAATCACTTTGACATTGTCGAAATAAACTCATCCTATTATAGGATTCCACATCCGAGAGTATTTGAGAATATGGAGAAGAAGACGCCCGATCATTTTGAGTTTATGGTCAAGACTCACATGAGCGTGACGCATGATCGAAAGGACGTCATGGCGCAGGTGGATGAATTCAAAGAGAGCATTAAACCTCTTGTTGATGCGGGTAAGCTGAGAGGCCTGTTGATGCAATTTCCATTCTCATTCAGGTGGTCACAGCAGAACCTGTCATATCTGGCGCGTGCAACCGGGTTGCTTGACAGATACCCGCTCTACATTGAATTCAGACATAGGGGATGGCATCGAGACGAAGTATTTGCACTGTGCGAGAAGGCGAACATCAGTCTCTGCTCCGTCGACGGTCCTCAGTTATCCTCGCTGCCCAGGCCGGAGCTATTCGAATGCGCGCGGAGGATATATGTGCGGCTGCACGGGAGGAATGCTGAGCATTGGTGGAATGGAGGGGCGCTCAGATATGATTATCTGTATTCCGAAAAGCAACTGAAGAGCTGGATAGATAATATTCGCGAAGCGAAGAGGGCAGCCGGTGAAATGTATGTCTTCTTCAACAACTGCCATCATGGTCAGGCTGTGCAAAATGCCAAAATGTTGAAAGAGATGATCAGGCGCGAGATTGACCAGGAGAGTGACAACAAATGA
- a CDS encoding sugar ABC transporter permease, with amino-acid sequence MAVNRPLSYRRTALLYLSPWIITLLLFWLYPLAYSFYLSLTDYELLGRTINFVGFANYRNLFMDSDFLKALFNTLIFVVGTIPFTTLFALALALLVNRKIPGARFFRSGYFIPSITSLVVIALIFTNLYSRGGYLTMLCDLVGIPTPERGFLFSESTALFAIMAMDIWIASGYYMLLFLAALKSIPQEHYEAAAIDGASSWSSFIRITLPQLRPMALYIILINTIKSFQVFVEIFVMTKGGPLNSTLTAVYFVYDRGLHRFDMGYASAAAYILFVLIMIFALIQMRLFRVGRSTAE; translated from the coding sequence ATGGCCGTCAATCGACCGCTCTCATACCGAAGAACTGCGCTGTTGTATCTTTCACCCTGGATTATCACTCTATTGCTATTCTGGCTCTATCCTCTCGCCTACTCTTTCTATCTAAGTCTCACAGACTATGAATTGCTCGGTCGAACCATCAACTTCGTCGGCTTTGCGAACTACCGCAATCTTTTCATGGATTCGGACTTCCTGAAGGCATTGTTCAATACGCTGATATTCGTAGTCGGGACTATTCCATTCACGACTCTGTTTGCGTTAGCTCTTGCGCTGCTGGTCAATCGTAAGATACCGGGAGCACGATTCTTCAGATCGGGATACTTCATTCCATCTATCACATCTCTCGTTGTCATAGCATTGATTTTCACGAATCTGTACTCCAGAGGCGGCTACCTGACGATGCTCTGCGACCTGGTTGGCATCCCGACGCCGGAACGTGGCTTTCTTTTCTCTGAGTCAACGGCGCTCTTTGCCATTATGGCGATGGACATCTGGATTGCCTCCGGCTACTATATGCTTCTATTCCTCGCCGCACTCAAATCAATCCCGCAGGAGCATTATGAAGCAGCTGCAATCGATGGTGCATCGTCATGGTCATCATTTATCAGGATCACGCTCCCGCAATTGCGCCCAATGGCACTTTACATAATACTGATCAATACCATCAAGTCTTTCCAGGTGTTCGTCGAGATATTCGTCATGACCAAAGGCGGACCGTTGAACTCAACGCTCACCGCTGTCTATTTTGTTTATGACCGAGGGCTGCATCGGTTCGACATGGGCTATGCATCGGCGGCAGCATATATACTGTTCGTCCTGATCATGATTTTCGCGCTGATACAAATGCGGCTCTTCCGCGTTGGACGGAGCACTGCAGAATGA